Proteins encoded by one window of Paraburkholderia terrae:
- a CDS encoding 4-hydroxybenzoate 3-monooxygenase yields the protein MRTQVAIIGAGPAGLLLSHLLRLAGVESVVLESRSREHCEHRIRAGVLEQGTVDTLNEAGLGARMQCEGLVHHGIELLFERKRHRIDLTALTGGRAITVYGQHEVVCDMIAAAVEHQQPLYFDVSEVSLHDLTTDKPWVQFARDGAVQRIDCDYVAGCDGFHGIARESIPADALQTFERVYPYAWLGILAHAAPTCDELVYAHHERGFALFSMRSPEVTRLYLQCRPDEDLAQWPDERIWAELHARFENDDGWLPAIGDITQKGVTPMRSFVCEPMQYGRLYLAGDAAHIVPPTGAKGMNLAVADVRMLSKALAARYREGRDDLLAAYSATCLERVWRAEHFSYFMTNMLHPSFDDTPFINRLKMAELRYVAHSDAASRMLAENYVGLPFRD from the coding sequence ATGCGCACTCAAGTTGCCATTATTGGCGCGGGTCCCGCCGGTCTACTGCTGTCGCATCTGCTGCGGCTGGCGGGCGTTGAATCGGTGGTGCTGGAAAGCCGGTCGCGCGAACACTGCGAGCATCGGATACGCGCTGGTGTGCTCGAACAGGGCACCGTCGATACGCTCAACGAAGCCGGACTCGGCGCGCGGATGCAGTGCGAAGGGCTGGTGCATCACGGCATCGAGCTGTTGTTCGAGCGCAAGCGGCATCGAATCGATCTGACGGCGCTGACGGGCGGCCGCGCGATTACCGTGTATGGTCAGCATGAGGTGGTGTGCGACATGATCGCCGCTGCTGTCGAGCACCAGCAACCGCTGTATTTCGACGTGTCCGAAGTGTCGCTGCACGACCTGACGACGGACAAACCGTGGGTTCAATTCGCACGAGATGGCGCAGTGCAGCGTATCGACTGTGACTACGTGGCGGGCTGCGACGGCTTTCACGGCATCGCGCGCGAGTCGATTCCCGCCGACGCGCTGCAAACCTTCGAACGCGTCTATCCCTACGCATGGCTCGGCATCCTCGCCCACGCCGCGCCGACCTGCGACGAACTCGTCTACGCGCATCACGAGCGCGGCTTCGCGCTCTTCAGCATGCGTTCGCCCGAGGTAACGCGCCTCTACCTGCAGTGCCGTCCCGACGAAGACCTCGCGCAATGGCCCGACGAGCGCATCTGGGCCGAGCTTCACGCGCGCTTCGAGAACGACGACGGCTGGCTGCCCGCCATCGGCGACATCACGCAGAAGGGCGTGACGCCGATGCGCAGCTTCGTGTGCGAGCCGATGCAATACGGCCGCCTCTATCTTGCCGGCGACGCCGCGCACATCGTTCCGCCGACAGGCGCTAAAGGCATGAACCTCGCCGTCGCCGACGTGCGCATGCTGTCGAAGGCGCTCGCGGCGCGCTATCGCGAAGGCCGCGACGATCTGCTCGCCGCCTATTCGGCGACCTGTCTGGAGCGCGTCTGGCGCGCCGAGCATTTCTCGTATTTCATGACAAACATGCTGCATCCATCGTTCGATGACACGCCGTTCATCAACCGGCTGAAGATGGCTGAGTTGCGGTACGTCGCGCATTCCGATGCGGCGTCGCGGATGCTGGCAGAGAATTACGTGGGGCTGCCGTTTCGCGATTGA
- the folE gene encoding GTP cyclohydrolase I FolE, with protein MNTKNTTSADAPGRPSRDEAEEAVRVLLRWAGDNPQREGLLDTPARVVRAYEEFFAGYEVDPREILARTFSEVDGYDEMIVLKDIRFESYCEHHMVPIIGRAHVAYLPEHRVVGISKLARLVDAFAKRLQIQEKMTVQIADTLNEVLQPKGVGVILEASHQCMSTRGVHKAGVEMVTSRMLGTFRTDPSTRREFLSIVHGPTSVSVANT; from the coding sequence ATGAATACGAAGAACACAACGTCCGCCGACGCACCCGGCCGGCCGTCCCGCGACGAGGCCGAAGAAGCCGTGCGCGTGCTGCTGCGCTGGGCCGGCGACAATCCTCAGCGTGAAGGGCTGCTCGACACGCCCGCGCGCGTCGTGCGAGCGTATGAAGAATTTTTCGCGGGCTATGAAGTCGATCCGCGCGAGATTCTGGCCCGTACGTTCTCCGAAGTGGACGGCTATGACGAAATGATCGTGCTGAAGGACATCCGCTTCGAAAGCTATTGCGAACATCACATGGTGCCCATCATCGGGCGCGCGCATGTCGCTTATCTGCCAGAGCATCGCGTGGTGGGCATCTCGAAGCTCGCGCGGCTTGTCGATGCGTTCGCCAAGCGTCTGCAGATTCAGGAAAAGATGACCGTGCAGATCGCCGATACGCTCAACGAAGTATTGCAGCCGAAGGGTGTAGGCGTGATTCTCGAAGCATCGCATCAATGCATGTCGACGCGCGGCGTACACAAGGCGGGCGTCGAGATGGTGACGTCGCGCATGCTCGGGACGTTCCGCACTGACCCGTCGACGCGTCGCGAGTTTCTGTCGATCGTCCACGGCCCGACTTCCGTTAGCGTGGCGAATACCTGA
- a CDS encoding AraC family transcriptional regulator, producing MKPRGRVQMLRCALGGVEATVAHTTHAFARHSHDRFGIGIVVAGGQRSASGRGPVEARANDVITVNPGEVHDGSPLDEHGRAWRMLYFEPSLVIGTVAECAESPLREVELTRPVLNDAQLSLRFARLFSVAVHEANKGVSPDNLACEEALLALFSYVGQYHATSLPRRPERIGPVARAKSRIDDDPASASTLADLAAEAGMSRFQLLRSFAHEVGLPPHAYRMQRRVVLARQLIASGSTLVDSAVSAGFADQSHMTRAFVRLLGVTPASYAAAVR from the coding sequence ATGAAGCCGCGTGGGCGCGTCCAGATGCTGCGTTGCGCGCTCGGCGGCGTCGAAGCGACCGTCGCGCATACGACGCACGCGTTCGCGCGTCATTCGCACGATCGCTTTGGCATCGGCATCGTCGTTGCTGGCGGGCAGCGTTCGGCAAGCGGGCGCGGCCCTGTCGAAGCGCGCGCGAACGATGTCATCACCGTCAATCCCGGCGAAGTGCATGACGGCAGTCCGCTCGACGAACACGGACGCGCCTGGCGGATGCTGTATTTCGAGCCGTCGCTGGTGATCGGCACGGTCGCCGAATGCGCGGAGTCGCCGTTGCGGGAAGTGGAGTTGACGCGCCCCGTGTTGAACGACGCGCAACTGTCGCTGCGTTTTGCGCGACTTTTCTCGGTTGCAGTACACGAGGCAAACAAGGGCGTGTCGCCCGACAACCTTGCTTGCGAAGAAGCGTTGCTCGCGTTGTTTTCATATGTGGGTCAATACCACGCGACGTCTTTGCCACGCAGACCCGAACGCATCGGTCCTGTCGCGCGCGCAAAAAGCCGTATCGACGATGATCCCGCGTCGGCATCGACGCTCGCCGATCTCGCCGCCGAAGCCGGTATGAGCCGCTTTCAGCTGCTGCGCAGTTTCGCGCATGAAGTCGGTTTGCCGCCGCATGCATACCGGATGCAGCGCCGTGTCGTGCTGGCGCGGCAACTGATCGCCAGCGGGTCCACGCTGGTGGATTCCGCCGTCTCGGCGGGCTTCGCCGATCAAAGCCATATGACGCGCGCTTTCGTGCGGCTTCTCGGCGTCACGCCCGCGAGCTACGCGGCCGCCGTCCGCTGA
- a CDS encoding LysR family transcriptional regulator codes for MAELDLNLIPYLVALEDMRNVSRAAERLGVSQPRVSTALGRLREYFNDPLFVRTSRGMEPTPRALALIPAAREALARIEKGMLDSQDFDPTTSTHTFSLALSDVGEIVFLPRLLQLFAERAPHANLRSVSLPPAHVERGLESGDVDLAVGYFPDLSGNNFFQQRLFTHRFICLMRSDHPLAGAPLTLDQFIGLGHAVVRAEGRSQEVLEQFLEKKRIRRRAVLETPHFMSLPFILARTDLIATVPHAIGFAYVSEHASITLVEPPLPLPRFDLRQHWHRKFHNDPRASWLRGVVAELFNDAKDEWPK; via the coding sequence ATGGCCGAACTCGATCTCAACCTGATTCCCTACCTCGTCGCGCTCGAAGACATGCGCAACGTGAGCCGCGCCGCCGAACGTCTCGGCGTGAGCCAGCCACGCGTGAGCACCGCGCTCGGCCGCTTGCGCGAGTATTTCAACGACCCGCTGTTCGTGCGCACGTCGCGCGGCATGGAGCCGACGCCGCGCGCGCTCGCGCTGATTCCCGCTGCCCGCGAGGCGCTGGCGCGCATCGAAAAAGGCATGCTCGACTCGCAGGATTTCGATCCCACGACGTCGACGCATACGTTCTCGCTGGCGTTGTCCGACGTCGGCGAGATCGTGTTCCTGCCGCGGCTGTTGCAGCTTTTCGCCGAGCGCGCGCCGCATGCGAATCTGCGTTCGGTGTCGCTGCCGCCCGCGCATGTCGAGCGCGGGCTGGAATCGGGCGATGTCGATCTCGCCGTCGGCTACTTTCCCGATCTTTCCGGTAACAACTTCTTCCAGCAGCGACTGTTCACGCACCGGTTCATCTGTCTGATGCGCAGCGATCACCCGCTCGCGGGCGCGCCGCTCACGCTCGATCAGTTCATCGGCCTCGGCCATGCCGTCGTGCGCGCCGAAGGACGCAGCCAGGAAGTGCTCGAGCAGTTTCTGGAGAAAAAGCGCATCCGCCGGCGCGCCGTGCTGGAGACGCCGCACTTCATGAGCCTGCCGTTCATCCTCGCGCGCACCGATCTGATCGCAACCGTGCCGCACGCGATCGGCTTCGCGTACGTGTCGGAACACGCGTCGATCACGCTCGTCGAACCGCCGTTGCCGTTGCCCCGCTTCGACTTGCGCCAGCACTGGCATCGCAAGTTTCACAACGATCCGCGCGCAAGCTGGCTGCGCGGCGTTGTTGCAGAACTGTTCAACGATGCGAAGGACGAGTGGCCGAAGTAA
- a CDS encoding DMT family transporter, whose protein sequence is MNGRYVGYSFCALAMIGVGSTVVVSKAIAGGLPPFAATALRFAIAFPVFVAMMRVRKVRWPKLDAHDVLLVIAQAGAGSVGYTVCLIGGMRLASAADAGVIAGTLPAVSAGFAALALGERPSPALLGAIALATLGVLACTVRLDDVAAASGAHSVAGNALVFAAIVCEALFILLNRKLRTPVPALPLSALMSGIGLLVAIVPACFEQPWRLPFDANVVAALAGVVYYALVPTVLGFVLWYAGASRLSGAEAGLVTALVPVSTLALAAGVLHEPISRAQMVGVACVLAAVLLATFGRFRSMRMRAEA, encoded by the coding sequence ATGAACGGGCGTTACGTCGGTTATTCCTTTTGCGCGCTGGCGATGATCGGGGTGGGCAGCACGGTCGTCGTCAGCAAGGCGATTGCGGGCGGCTTGCCGCCCTTTGCGGCGACGGCTTTGCGCTTTGCGATTGCGTTTCCCGTCTTTGTCGCGATGATGCGCGTGCGAAAAGTCCGCTGGCCGAAGCTCGACGCGCACGATGTGTTGCTCGTGATCGCGCAGGCGGGAGCGGGAAGCGTCGGCTATACGGTTTGTCTGATCGGCGGAATGCGGCTCGCGTCGGCCGCCGATGCGGGTGTCATCGCGGGGACACTGCCCGCGGTGTCGGCGGGTTTCGCGGCGCTCGCGCTCGGCGAGCGTCCATCACCGGCGCTGCTCGGCGCGATCGCGCTCGCGACGCTGGGCGTGCTCGCCTGCACGGTGCGCCTCGACGACGTGGCGGCCGCGAGCGGCGCGCATTCCGTCGCCGGTAATGCGCTGGTATTCGCAGCAATTGTCTGCGAAGCGCTCTTCATCTTGCTCAACCGCAAGCTGCGCACGCCTGTGCCGGCTTTGCCACTGTCGGCGCTGATGAGCGGGATCGGCTTGCTTGTCGCAATCGTGCCCGCCTGTTTCGAGCAGCCGTGGCGTCTGCCATTCGATGCGAACGTCGTTGCCGCGCTAGCGGGCGTCGTCTATTACGCGCTCGTGCCGACGGTGCTTGGCTTCGTGCTGTGGTACGCGGGCGCTTCGCGCCTGAGCGGCGCGGAAGCGGGTCTCGTGACGGCGCTCGTGCCCGTGTCGACGCTCGCGCTTGCAGCGGGCGTGCTGCATGAGCCGATCAGCCGTGCGCAGATGGTAGGCGTCGCGTGTGTGCTGGCAGCGGTGCTGCTTGCGACGTTCGGACGGTTTCGGTCGATGAGGATGCGCGCGGAAGCGTGA